The genomic segment TAAtagtttgatttgttttttcttaggTTTTATTTTACAGTGTTCAGGTATCAATGATTACATTGAAATGTGCTTGGGTCTTTGTGTAGATTCAGACTGCCGTTTGGCAGACCAAATTAACACATGACTTGTTCTCATCTGTAACCTTTTTCAGTTGAAACTACCTACTTCTTAGTCCTAATCTGCACAAAATGTAGGGATGATGGGGATTCAGTAAACAAACCACACAGTTGGGTAAACTGCCTATCTTCATGTTCCTGGAGAGGCTACTGAGGGAAATGTGTCTGTCCTTACATTAATTACTTACAGTAAAAGTCAAATATGTCCAGAAGCAGTTTGCAAAAGGTTGCTGGCAGCCTCACTTCATGCAGACCATTTGTTTTATCTCTGGGTCAGGATCTGTGTCCTGCTTTTGGCTGCAGCTCACTCCAGAGTTATTTCACCTCGTCAGAACCCATCCGCACACAATAATCACTTCATGGAAATCGCGAGATCTTTATCCCTCAATCCAAAAtgtaaatgaagaaaacaaatattggGGAAGGAGAAAcactgggcagggctgcacGAGTGGTTTGAATTACGGTAAATAGGCCATGCATGTGACTGGTCACTAACAATAATTTCATTTGGTTTACCTAGAAAAAAGAAGAATGGAGAAGAAGAGCAGCCAAAGCCCTCTCTCAGTAATCAATACCGAATTGTTACACCCACATTCCAGTATAATATGGATTACAAGAAAGTTGGCAAATGTATTATtataaacaacaaaaattttgaagacaaaacaGGTAATGTTCTTTCTTTGATGATACTCATTACAGACCATAgaatttttatacttttttatttttatacttgTACTTTAATCAATAAGTATTCTATTTTTAGGACATGATATTTTAATGaatgtttttatctttttttgaTAAATAATTGTTCCTAAAACTTTTCCTGTTCTCTAACACCAATGTTAGAGTGGCTCTTTTCAACATCTTTTCAGTATATGTCTCAAACACCATGTCTCCTTGCTGTACCAACTTCAAACTAAACCTTTGTTCCAGAGTTTAAAACTATGTTGTTAAAATTTGAACTTTGGCATCTGCAACCCATGTTATAAattccctgtccctgagctgcagctatGAGCTACAAAAGCTAATATCTGTAGGTGTGCTCTGTTCACACTCCTGCATTCAGCTTTCCAGACCACATGTGGTTTCAAGGTAGACAAATACTTGTGTTATAATCAGATTTGTAGGATTTTTCCTGTACACTTAGCAAACACAGTAAGTTGTTTTCCCCAAAGATTCTGTGTCAGTTCCTTTTACTGGGTATAATAGGGACACTTTTCAGCAGGTTTCCCATGAGGTGCTTTGTGCCTGCATAACCAAAAGGAGCTGGATCATCCTTAGAGCTCCTGTGTTGCAAGGTGTTGGGGGCATGCCAGCATTTTTCAGGATAAGACATGTTAACACTGAGCATTGCcttgttttttaaatctcaCAATTTGTTCTCAGTGCTGCTAgaggattattttaaaaacatgtcaGCGAGACATTGTTTAATTTTATCAATGATAAACTTAAACATTTGCCTTTGAACACGTGAATCACTTTGAGTTGTGTAATGTGCAGTCAACCATGTTCTTGTTTCCTGGCAGGAATGGGCACACGCAATGGCACTGACAAAGATGCTGGAGACCTTGCTAAGAGCTTTAAAAACTTGGGCTTTGAGGTTGATATACACCATGACCGAAGCCGTGATGATATGGAAAAATTACTGAAGAAAGGTAGAAATTCAGAAGCATAGAATAATTTAGAGGGGAAAACCTTTGGAAATCACTGAATCTACTCTCTGCTTACAGCAGGTTAAATTAGAGCAGATTGCTTAGGCCCCACACATACAGTTTTCTGTATGGAAGGATGTGTTTTCTGAATGGACTGGGCTTAATTCCCCACCTCATCCCCCAGCATCAATTCAGAAATGCACGGTGTTCTTGTGAAGCACTTGTCCTGTGTATTAGCTGAAGAGCCTTCATATTAGATAAGGGGTTCAGTCTGTTGATTCCAGTGGGCTAAACTCTGAGTGAAGGATGCATCCATGTACTCAAGGTACTCACCACATTGTAAAAGATGATCCTCTCCTCATGCCTGACAGTAGGAGCCCAGTGTATATTTAGcttcagaaaaatgtgtttgctaaatataatttccatttaaaatgtgGCTTCTTTTTGACTCAGAAGTGTTTGccttgcagctgctgaggagaacCACAGTGATGCTGCCTGCTTTGCCTGCATCCTCCTGAGCCATGGGGAAGAAGGGCTCATCTATGGCACAGATGGACCCATGGCTATCAAGAGTCTGACTGCCCTGTTCAGAGGAGACAAGTGCAAAAGCCTTATAGGCAAACCCAAACTGTTTTTCATTCAGGTAATAGCCCTGAGGTGAATACAGTGTCCtactgctgcagcagggaaaacatGCTCTGTTGGTTGTCTGCCCTAGAAAAACCCTATAGCTTCACTTACTGAGTGTTGCTGGAGGTTTGTGAAAAAATGTGTTGACGGAAGTTGTCTGTCAattattgtttgttttaaaaagataatttatATACGAGATTCACAGgtgtaaataatattttcattgtaATTTTCTACATGGTTTTTCTTGGTAATACATGAACTTCAAAGTGAAAAGATAAACTCACTTTTCTGCAGACAAAGCTAAGGGCAGTACCTGATTTTCCATAGCAGTAATACTGTCCAGGTCTCTTTGAATTAAGGCTGACTCTACAAATCACTGCTTAaagaaacacttttctttccctcagtAGCCTAAAGATTTatattgcatttttaaactAGCATGTAATTAATTGTACTAGTTAATACAATTATTAGTTAATGTATTAATTGTATtagttaaaattttaaagacaACTGTTTCAAACAGCAGTAACTGACATATCATGGGTCTGAATTCTCTTTTTTACATTATACATAGTATTATTTACATACATGACTTGCAGCAGATGTGGTTTTCCCTAGGCTATTCCATCAATTAATCCTCATCCTCAAAGTGAAAACTGTTTTAGACTCTTCATACTACTGAAGTGATGTTTCTTCTAATTACACTTTTGAAATGGTTGCTTTATAGACTTTAAAATTATCTTAATAAAGGCAATCAGCCCTCTTACATAAGCCAGTCAGGCTTGTTCTTTTGCAAGAACTGTCAGTCAGAGCTACTGATCCAGAGCTGAAAATTACCCACCAGGACCATTGTCCCAGTGTGCCCTTTAGCTAAACCCATGAttaagagaaaatgaagaatcAAAGAGATAagtggaaaaatattaaaaacacaaTACACTCATAATGGGTGGTCAAACACTAGACCACATTGTCCACACTGTAGAGTCTCCACCTGCAGAGTCCACTGCCAAGAAATTGTCCTAAAGTCACACTGGACACAACATTATGTAATAATTGGGTGCTGAGAATGACTCTAGACAGGTAAAATTAACCATGGTTAGAATAAATCAGTGCTGACATGGCACTTGTTGGGAAACAGCTAAGATTGAGGCACAGCCTCAACACCTTTGCCTCCCTCTCCTTACAGGATGTATATTTTTCAAAGGGTAAGCTAGTAACTTTGTCACTGAACAATTAGATATCCCCCAGAACTGCATCTCTGCTTTTAATACATTCAAAGTACTGCCTAGAACTGAATCCAGTAAAAAACTTTGATGAATACCAATTGTTATAACAccttgtttctgttttctggaAACATTCTATTTATATACTCTGCTTTCAGGCCTGCAGAGGCTCTGAATTTGATGAAGGAATACAAACTGACTCTGGTCCTGCCAATGACACCCTGGAGACAGATGCCAACCCGAGATACAAAATCCCAGTAGAAGcagattttctgtttgcttatTCCACAGTGCCAGGTAAGGAAAAGAGGGTCAGGATGGGGGTGGAAGCCTGAAAACTCACCATCCATACTGACTGGATTGGAGATGGACCCCCTGATGATACATTTTACACTGATGGACAAAGCACAAAGGCTTGGTGTACATTGGTTGTCCATCCCTTCtacacaggctgcagaggaaaagagagattACAGATGGCAAAGGCTAAAGGATTCCCTGTGTTCTGGGAATCTTGCACTTCCATGTCCTGGAGTGCTGAATGTGTGATGAAGGCAGGTAGAGGAATAGTTCAGTATTTATTCTCAGTACAGTACTTATTCTCAGA from the Melospiza georgiana isolate bMelGeo1 chromosome 8, bMelGeo1.pri, whole genome shotgun sequence genome contains:
- the CASP7 gene encoding caspase-7, with product MSLDQRGDLPAGEGEDENGCDVVDARPDRRSRVSLFGKKKKNGEEEQPKPSLSNQYRIVTPTFQYNMDYKKVGKCIIINNKNFEDKTGMGTRNGTDKDAGDLAKSFKNLGFEVDIHHDRSRDDMEKLLKKAAEENHSDAACFACILLSHGEEGLIYGTDGPMAIKSLTALFRGDKCKSLIGKPKLFFIQACRGSEFDEGIQTDSGPANDTLETDANPRYKIPVEADFLFAYSTVPGYYSWRNPGRGSWFVQSLCSVLNEHGKQLEIMQILTRVNYVVATNFESQSDDPRFSEKKQIPCVVSMLTKELYF